In Streptomyces longhuiensis, the following proteins share a genomic window:
- a CDS encoding cytochrome P450 gives MPCPALPEGFDFTDPDLLQHRVPFPEFAQLRQTEPVRWIAQPTGISGFEDSGYWAVTRHADVKYVSTRPELFSSNLNTAVIRFNESISRDQIDVQKLIMLNMDPPEHTRVRQIVQRGFTPRAIRSLEDALRNRARSIVETALANAAPDGSFDFVTNVAVELPLQAIAELIGVPQDDRTKIFDWSNKMAAYDDPEYAITEEVGAEAAMEIVSYAMNLAAARKECPAKDIVSQLVAAEDEGNLSSDEFGFFVILLAVAGNETTRNAITHGMHAFLTNPDQWELFKRERPETTAEEIVRWATPVVSFQRTATQDTELGGAQIKKGDRVGIFYSSANHDPEVFDRPDEFDITRDPNPHLGFGGGGPHFCLGKSLATLEINLIFNAVADAMPDLRLTGDPRRLRSAWLNGVKELQVSTG, from the coding sequence ATGCCGTGCCCAGCGCTGCCCGAAGGGTTCGACTTCACCGACCCCGACCTTCTCCAGCACCGCGTCCCCTTCCCCGAGTTCGCCCAGCTCCGGCAGACGGAACCGGTCCGGTGGATCGCCCAGCCGACCGGCATCTCCGGCTTCGAAGACTCGGGCTACTGGGCCGTGACCCGGCACGCGGACGTCAAGTACGTCTCCACGCGCCCGGAGCTCTTCTCCTCGAACCTCAACACCGCCGTCATCCGCTTCAACGAGTCGATCAGCCGCGACCAGATCGACGTCCAGAAGCTGATCATGCTCAACATGGACCCGCCGGAGCACACCCGGGTCCGGCAGATCGTCCAGCGCGGCTTCACGCCCCGCGCCATCCGCTCGCTCGAGGACGCCCTGCGCAACCGTGCGCGCTCCATCGTCGAGACGGCGCTCGCGAACGCCGCGCCCGACGGCTCCTTCGACTTCGTCACCAACGTCGCCGTCGAACTCCCGCTCCAGGCCATCGCCGAGCTGATCGGCGTCCCCCAGGACGACCGCACCAAGATCTTCGACTGGTCCAACAAGATGGCCGCGTACGACGACCCGGAGTACGCGATCACCGAGGAGGTCGGCGCCGAGGCGGCCATGGAGATCGTCAGCTACGCGATGAACCTGGCCGCCGCCCGCAAGGAGTGCCCGGCCAAGGACATCGTGAGCCAACTGGTGGCGGCCGAGGACGAGGGGAACCTCTCCTCGGACGAGTTCGGCTTCTTCGTGATCCTGCTCGCCGTGGCCGGCAACGAGACGACGCGCAACGCGATCACCCACGGCATGCACGCCTTCCTGACCAACCCCGACCAGTGGGAGCTGTTCAAGCGGGAGCGCCCGGAGACGACGGCGGAGGAGATCGTCCGCTGGGCGACCCCCGTGGTCTCCTTCCAGCGCACGGCGACCCAGGACACCGAGCTCGGCGGCGCGCAGATCAAGAAGGGCGACCGGGTCGGCATCTTCTACTCGTCGGCCAACCACGACCCCGAGGTCTTCGACCGCCCCGACGAGTTCGACATCACCCGCGACCCGAACCCGCACCTCGGATTCGGCGGCGGAGGCCCGCACTTCTGCCTCGGCAAGTCGCTGGCCACGCTCGAGATCAACCTCATTTTCAACGCCGTGGCCGACGCCATGCCCGACCTCCGCCTGACCGGCGACCCGCGCAGGCTCCGCTCGGCCTGGCTCAACGGCGTCAAGGAACTCCAGGTCAGCACCGGCTGA